catcgtcagcgaaaatcgcctgggtgtgaacacaaaagacgtggcgaaaaacgctggcgaataacgcctggcgaatattcgtcccggtatgtacgggccttaagactgCAACCTcaccaccaagaccaaagagctgtctaaggacaccagggaTGGGattgttcacctgaacaaaacTGGGATGAATGGATCTACAACAAGCAAGCAGCTCGATGAGACGGCATCAgctgttggagcaattattaggaaatggaagaaataCAAGATCACTGATGATCTGGGGCTtcatgcaagatctcacctggtgagAAAGAAACAGCATGACAATGATCTCAAACACAACGCTCAAAAAGCAGTGGctaggttctggagtggcctagtcAGTCTCTGGACCTTAATCCAATGCAGAATCTTCAAGGGGAGTTGAAAATCTATGTTGCATTCCTAAAGCCTCCAAACATCACAGCTCCTGAGCAGATCTGAgaggaagaatggaccaaaatagcagctacagTGTTTTCCAATCTGGTAAAGATCTGCAGGAAATGAGACGAACTCTGTCATTGTTAACCAGGGCTACATTTCAGTGTTGAAGTGAACTTTTGCTCTCTAAGTATTTTCTGTACCGTTACGCAAATACAATTTCTGAAAATCctaaaatgtgatttcctggattacTTGCAGACCACTTTTTAGCCCCACAGTATACACGACTTTGTCACATGCTGCTAGAGAGTGAAAGCAGTAGAACACCACTGTTTGACAGAGCAACCTAGATAATCCGAAAGTTTTAATTATGGTTAAGCAGaccataatttaaaaatgttaaactgatttttttgtgtcttaatTAGTTTCAAAGCTTTAAGCAATACATTGTTAGTGCATAGTTAGAGGAAGTTAAAGTTGTAAGTGGGACAAATCCCTCAAACAAGCACTGCTGGAGTACTCATGAAACAAAACAGGATTGTACAACAGAGTAGTTGGAAAATATTCTAATCGTGTGTATGAATATGGCAATGAGACATCGAGCGGTGCACTTCTactcaatgtttttgtttcaacacaaaagaacacaacacaaaagGACTGCAGAACCTGATATAAGCTAAATCGTGCTTTGCATTAGTAACAATTAGAAGCTGCCCAACTCTTGATTAAGGTCAGTTTCTAAGTGCAGTTTGAATAGGTGAGAATGATGCGTGTGGTTCTCAACCTGTGGCATCTGGTTGACCTCAGCTGGTGACCTGTTAGctgttctttaatatttttaaacagtcaCAGACAAAAGGGCAAATGCAAAAGCTTTGAATAACTGGAGAGGCTGGGATGCTTTGGTTGCCTGCACTTAGTTAAATATGTTGTATTGTTAACCTTTTGTAAGGAAAGACCAGTTACTTTAACCCAGAAACGCAAGCAAGAAAATAGTTGACACATTATTTTAAAGTGTACACTTGTGTCTAAAGAAAGCTTTGTAAAAATTCCTGTTAATAATTTGTTTTCTAATTCCTTTATGGATAAATGAAATGGTCTGCTTTGGGATTAATATTATAGAAACATTAGAAAATTGTGATGTAAGTTCTGTGTAATATTGCTcaaactgttgttttaaagaaaacatgtttgcccAAAACTGATATTAAGCAAAGTAGATTGTgttgtcttccttttttcttgttctttcttCCTGGTTTCCCACCCCAGCCAGGTTAGTGACTCATTAAATGTGATAAAGCAGACCTGAAGAACGTACGGCATTACCTTAAGTCTGAAGAAATGTTCATTGACATTACTTTGGTTTTGAGTaggcaaattttttttaaacaatactaTATTTTTGCATCATATGCAAGGCATATATGACAATGGAAACAGGGTTTTTCCTTACTTTGATGTATGAATTATCCAGCCCTTAGACGTTtcagatctttattttttatttgaagtagTTATAAGCCTACATGCCCTAACTAGCTATTATTATGATAGATAAGATAGTTTCCTCATTTTACTGCATTTATCATGAAATAAACTCCTAATTAGATTTAAAGGTGTTAATTTCTGTGATATTCTTTGTGCTACATTTGCGACCGTGTTCATGTCGCACTAATTATAGTAGGCATGTGTATTTCAGGCTGTAGTGTATTTATATCAATCCCTCATCACATTTTCTTAGCCTGAGGGGTGGGCATGTTCATTGAATTAGATTGGACCTCACATGCAGGGCAGAATGGGTCAGATCTTTTTGAAAGAATAGACTTGGTGTAATATCTCAAATTATGTTAATCCActtattttctgctcttttatttttttcttaataatgtTCCTGTGTACTTAGCAATTAAAAAGCACTGAGTGTAAATAACTTTCTCCCTATGGATCCAAACATGGTTTTGGTTTGGTCAAGTGTTGGAAGCCTTGCTGCTGCATGCGGCCAACACTGTGTTTTGAATAAATTTGTCTTTAGCAAATTTGCCTTGCCTGATTAGTTTAGCTTTTGTTGTCAGTGAAGCCTGCTGCAGGCGTTTGTCATTAGAGCTGCAGGAAGTTTGATTTTTATCCGGGATTGTCCTAATATTTGTAATCAGATTTGGCAATATTATTGTTTGACAATAGCCTAATGGTTATTGCCGTGAGGCTATTTATTGGTTTTAACAGGCttggtcttttttgtttgtttgtttgtttgtttgtaactgTGTCAGCTTTCTATTTGGATCCTTGTCTCTTTGACAGTTGTAATCCTTAGATACAGTTAAGCTGTTGTTCCTGTGCGGTCTCAGTAATTACTTTTGTATTATGCATGAACTACTGTGCTGTACATTTGAATCACTAATGCAAGTCTTAGGAATAGTCGAGATGCATTTTCGAAAATGTCTGGCTGTGATCAttaatagtttgtttttgtaattttgttaaCAGGCGGATCAGCTGACTGAAGAGCAGATTGCTGGTGAgtgtgtacaagtttttttttacctccagtaggacgttcatctttcattcatttatgacTGATCAATAATTAAACTAAGTGTCTTAGAGATCAAAGGAAATGGAGCTCTCGCTGCTTTTTATACACCATTTCTGTATTCTTAGCATAAGAGCATAAACCTGCATTCACAGGGATTACCTTGCTGTAAATCAGATCCGTGATGGAAATACAAATTTGGTACATTTCTAAAATTAGATGTAAATCtcaaaattcagttttaatttGGATGTTTTGGAACGTTTTAGTTttatccattgactgtatatgagaactggactaagtgagcCCTTCCCTCGTTTTCCAAActggaagtacctgctggctccaataagccaaaaccccatagacttctattgacaCATAGAGAGCTATTACTCAGACATGATATTTGTTAgtaatagggctgcacgatatgaggaaaactcgcgatatgcgatattggtgattaatattgcgataacgatataattcgcggtatataaacaaatagcaaaacaaccaaaaacatcatttccatttcactgcaacagtttaaaaattatactccaaatgaccctcgtcgacataggaggcaaacatcaaacataaaagggctcatctgattgatcaacaacgtaaacgggtccttcatattggttaaatgcataaagggatttgtttcatttgttcaatatttcaagctgccatgagtttgttttggcacatttaaggtaaacatttattgcgattttcgccgtcttttgcggtatgcatattgcacagcttaatgtcgtgataacgataaatttgcggtatattgtgcaggcctagttagTAACATGGAAAACACGCGGGGCAGTGTGCTCTAAAGATcagggctgggaatcactggtTTAATAATTCACTGTCAGTGTTTAATAGACCTGAGCAAAGCGCCAGCTCACATGTTTGTCTCTGTTCTGCTGTTGTTGTGATGTGCAGAGTTTAAAGAAGCATTTTCGCTGTTCGACAAGGATGGCGACGGTACAATTACAACCAAAGAGCTGGGGACAGTGATGCGCTCTCTGGGACAGAACCCCACAGAGGCAGAGTTGCAGGACATGATCAATGAAGTGGATGCTGATGGTGAGAAAGCATAACTCGAAATCAGAAGACCCCCACACCTGTCAGGACACTGGGCATTAGATATTTCAACTTACGCATACATAAGAAATATCCTTTTTGCTAACAATAGAAAAGGTTTTGGTGAAACTAGCGGACCGCAAAGTGAGCCattatctattttatttgaGATAAATTGGGCCGTTTATATTTGTCTTATTAAATCGTGCGAGAACTAAATTAGTTCCAACTTTTGTCTTTGTAGGTAATGGGACTATTGATTTCCCTGAGTTCCTGACGATGATGGCCAGAAAGATGAAGGATACAGATAGTGAAGAAGAAATCAGAGAAGCTTTCAGAGTTTTTGACAAGGTACTTTGAGACTGAGTTTACCTGAAcagaaaccaattttttttcGGTCCAAATCATATTTGTTGTATTTAAAAGTTTTGATCTTTGTTAAACTCTAATGTTCTGCTCTAGTTTCTCTCTCTCACCTAACAAATCCTTGATTGTTtgcagatttgtctgctgtGTCTTAAAAACTGTCTTGCATTGTCTTTAAGTTTCTGccattgtaatttttttgacagaggtgttttatttttgtagcttTATGAGGGcacttgacttttttgtttaggCCTTTTGCTGTGAAGAAACGTTTTGCATCCAAACTCATTACTCTACAGGTTCACCAACAAATGACATCTTTAAACAGTATTTTGCTGGTTTGGTTTAAAACAGGGAAACCCATTTGACTCTGCAGACAAATGTTGAGAGCTTTGCAGTCAATCTCAATTTgagtaaaaatgtctttttgtgcCTCTGTGTTTGGGTCGGTAGCTGAAGTAGTGGGTAAACGTCAGGGCTGACATGTGGTGTGATGGGAAAAGTAAATTCTTTCGGAACCTTTTATGTAGAGTCGCTAAAACGTAATCTATTGTAAAGACCTCGGCGTGCGCTGTAAGTGTATTTGCTGTGCAGGATGGGAACGGGTACATCAGCGCAGCTGAGCTACGACACGTTATGACCAACTTGGGTGAGAAGCTCACTGATGAGGAGGTGGATGAGATGATCCGTGAGGCTGACATCGATGGAGATGGTCAGGTCAACTATGAGGGTGAGCTCTCTTTTTGGCATTCCGCTCGCCTGCAGTCTTCCTCCTGTAGCTCCTAAAAATGTGACCAgaaatcacatttatttattttttttatactgagACTGCTTACCTCAGATGTGTGTTGTTATTGTTAAATGTTTGCTGAAACCAAGTCTCACTCTGGATGGAATTTTtacctgttttgtgttttaaactgACCGTGTTTAGCTGTATTTGAAGCCCATTGAATGGAACTGTAATTACTGAATCGGAGTGTAAAATGAGGCCGACTAAACAAAGCAGAACACACTGTTTGCATTGCGAAATCATGCCGTTTTATTTCTCTCATCATGCAGATATGCAGCGTAATTCAAAGTGAACTAGGATATTATGGGGTGTTTTACATCTACTTGACCCTCTTGTTACAAAGCTTGTGTATTACACTGAGTCATATTCAGTTCCTGTGTGTGGGAGAAATCATTCAATCATAGGTGCATGCTGTTTGGAGCTCTCACTCAGAAACATCTGAACACGGGCAGATATGctattttttcttcaacaacatatttatttatcctCCACCTGTTTTGAGTTCACCTAACTTCATCTGTAAGGTTATTATTGTCCacaatttatttgtgttttttctcctttctacagagtttgtccagatgatgactGCCAAGTGAAGAGAGCTCCGATCTTTCTCTGTGTTACTTGTCCTCTTGAGATTTGtctttaagattaaaaaaaaaaaagaacaataatcAAACGGTAAACAAACCCCCAAGATCACTAATCTGTAGGATTTTGCGATTTGTGCTTCAGTGCATCCAACTACTTCTAAGGTCTCTGTTTAGTTAACACCAACAGTATAATCCCTATAGAAGTTAAGGGGCAACATTTAAGAAGGCAAAGCCCTCCACCATCAGACCATGGTTCTGTGAGTCAACCAGCCCTGATTAATCTAGAGGAAAGAGCAACACTGAAAAGGCAGAAGGGACAGCAGTCGGGATACAGTTGGCTTAGGAAAGttggtggtttaaaaaaaaaaaaaatctttccagtTAATCCTCTCAGCAACGAAAAATGTCTTGCACCCGTGGTGACTCTGTAATTATTAAATCCAGTACTCCTCTTGCATGCACCCTTTCTGTGACCATCTCTTGTGACAACAGGGACGCTCTGATCCCGTCTGAGGTGGCGGTCAGACCGTGTTCCCGCTGGGAGGCACGTACATAAACATATATCtataaatgtgtaaaatgtgTGTCACTTTTAATCATTGCAAGAGCAATTAGTTGAGATATAGGGTGTTCATTGGTGCTTGGCTGGAGGTGAGTGTTTTTATACCTCGAAAAGGTTCAGAGATAAATCAGGCTGATGTGATGGAGGTTTTCTCCCAGGTGGGATGAAGTTTTGTCAAAGGCTTTGAACAGCCAACAGCTCTGTTTGGATACAGGAGAGTGTTGTGCTGCTTCAGGTTGGTTattgtgagagaaaaaaacacttcaggCAGTTGAGTAAAACTGCAGTTGATACATTAGTTCTGCAATCAGATATAAGACAATATTGGTGtaatgctttttaaatgttttcaaatattaATGTATTGATGACAAATTTTGGTTACAAAATATGActccttcttcctctttcggcttctcccatcaggggtcgccacagcgaacaagtcgcaaaATATgactatatatataaatataaatatatatatatataatagtgTATTGTAAAGTTTGCATTGCTTAATGTTGTAGTAAATCACctgtgacatgttttttttcccccttcagtTTTGAAATGTGCCAAACGCCTCGAACTTCCTGCAAGTCTTGTAGttcagaaaataataaatctgcATAATATAACAAAATGATGCATTTGGAGCATATTTGCACTTTGATATAAACTATATGGATGTTGGAGAATTAAATAACGTAGtgctaaaagataaaaaaaaaaaaaaaagaaataccaaaTGTCACTGTAACTGCTGCTATAACAATGTGTCTGACTCATTTCCTGTCTTTGTTGGTGTGTAATCTTCAGTTTGTAGTTCAGTGAATAAACTTAAGTCTGCTTGCTGTTTTATTGAACAGATTAAATATATTGTATATTCACTAAAGCTACTTTTGAAAGGTGGCTGGACTTTAGTTTGGCTCATTGTGGAACTTTATGGAGGGGGCGGAGTTAAATGTGCAACAGTGTTGAGCTTTGCTGACTATTGAGTCAAAGAGGCAGGTTagctgaatttcttttttctttttctctttttgcaaaACGGTGAACGTTAAATGTTGCTTTCAGGCATTTCCGGATGTCAGGCGTTTGGAAGTTAATTGAAAATTGACTATTAATTACTATCTGAAGGAATGTCACAGTTGTAAAGATGTGATATATTTTCCATAAATCAATAAATTGACTGAGCTTTCATCTGCATATTTTCTGACTCTTCTTTAAGTGGAACAGTGGCTATAGTTGCAAACACATTCTGAAATTCCTCTCTCCCCAGCAAGTGTCCCTGTGTTGGAGCTTTAATCTCATCCATGCAGCCATAGACTGGGTCAGCGCAGGTCACCCCAGCCCGACACTGGAGGAACTATCCCAGGCACAAGCTATTTTTAGCGGCTCAAGAGATTGTTACAAGAAGCCGAGGTAGTCCACTAAACCCAAATGAGCCGTATCGCTGACTGGCAATATCAAGAGCTAATAGAATGAGACTTTATCCGGGCCCTTAAATCTGACTGTCAGGATGTTTGTGTCCTTTTCACGATGTAAAAAAGTGAACGAGTTAAACAAGTGTAACAGCCAGATGTGGTCAAAGCTGCAGGCTAGAGAGGTTCACTCCACCTGGAGAAAAGTGTTCCAAAGTTGATCCCAAACGACAAGGTAGGTTATTTAGGAAAAGGTAAAGCGTCAAGCCATTCCATTACTTATGATTTTAGGAATAAGTAATTCTGCAGAGCTTTGTGATTGAGCCACACTAAAGGATGGATTTGTGAAACTGCATCATCAAGCAAGACAACAGTTCCCCACGTTTACACTCCAGGCTGAATCCCCATGACTGGGTAGCTGTATGCATCATCAGGAGTCAGATGGAGGGATGCAAAGTCTGCTCCTTCACCAGTGAGCTACGGGATCATACTTAAGGAGTCAGATTGGTGATGCAGAAAAGAATGAGTAGGGAAGAGCAGAAAATCAGAAAAGGATTTTCCAGTGATGGAGATTTTcaggtttcatttttatttatagttcATACTCTTCCTGTAAGTGTTGCATGGGAAAATATTCTGTCTCCAATTTTGTGGTAACTTTTATGGACGATCCTTTTTCTTCTGTGTCACAGCTGTCCCGGGCTCTTTAAAGACATAAATAGATCAGTCTTCCCCCAAACGTCAAATCCACAGAGCACATTTGGAATGAACTTGGATATGGAaccaagtcatttttttctgattcagaGAATCCTCTGTAGAACAAATGGCAATGCATTCCCAGAGAATCTCTCTCCTCACACTactataaaaacacatttcccacaataatatttaaaagaacTTTTGTAAAGTGAAAAATTATACAAACAAAATTTTCCTGTAAAAGGAAGAccataaaatactaaaaaatgatggcatttttaataaaaaatgaaaaaggtacAGGAAGTATCCATAAACAGAAAACACCTCATGACATTGAAATTCTTACATAAATAaggttttacttaaaaaaatttaagtaaTTAAAGAAAATCCTGAAATTTATGGCAAAccttttcattaaaatacagaggtatcaaacaaaacatttgaaaaattggGCAAGAACTGATCTTTGAAAGGGTTCAGAAATGAAATATAACATCAGTAATTTACTTTattaaaacattagaaaaacttaaatttttacatttttaggatACAATGAtgtaaaactgattttaaaccacccatccatccattacttGCAATTACATGTAAATATAGGATGTTTGATGGTGAGATTATTCTATTTTTAGGGGAGTAACCAATGGAGCTAGCATTGAAGGACTGtcctctgtttgttttctgttttttccctaTAATTTAGAAACACATAACACGTTAGtctcatttgatttgattaaaaactgcTTTAACTAGGAATGTCCTGATAAAGCAACAGATGGTGCAGAAAAGATGGGAGTTTTTATGATCTTAAACACTAGATGGTGCTGCTTCGTTGAATCCAAACCCCAAACTTCTTGTGGGATCTCAACAATGGGGCAAAATGACATTTCAGTCTCCAATTCCACAAGTTGTTCCACTTAAACAGATGAGAGGTCTGAAAGGtgacaagaggaaaaaaaaaacggataaaacagaaaaagacctTTTCATACATCGAGATTAATTTacctacttttattttaaaaaagcaggaaTAAAACAGATCTATGTGCGTAAAAGATATCCTAAGCAAATCCTAAACTGTGTTCTTTGTAACAGAATCATGTCTTGTCATGAGAAAGCCTgagttgttatttatttatctttagttCTTGCTTGAAAGATTTATACTTTTTAACCTCTTATTTCAAGTCTGATgtttaaatttgaattaatttcgtatgattttttatttaacatagaACTATTCTTTGAAATGAGAAGTCTTGTCCATCTTGGCATCTTGTCTTGATCAGACTATAACACcacattatttttgtctttcttgtgTCAAAAGAGATGAAAGAGACTCTTCAGACACCACGTTGGAAAGTCCGTGTTTGCTTTGCACCTGCTTGTTGTGAAATCTGATTTGAAGCAGAGAGAAGCTGTTGAGAAACGAGATTGTGCTGACCTTCTCTTGAAATCAACGACCGCAGATATAACTTTTCTTAATGTTTTGAAAGGCATTTGTGgtactttttaattaaatcttcAGCTTGCGCCATAATGTGACGAACAGTAAAAGTCCATCACAAACCATAAAatcttgtttggtttttatctaGACAAAAATAATTCATAGTGAAATCTGATAAAtgactattttttaaatattaaaaagaattaTTTCATTGCTACAAAGATGCTCCTACAGTAAATCATGAACTtacaaatgtgattaaaaatggaaatataaAAGATTTTCCAACAGAATAAAATGTCATATTAAAAAACTTTGGCAAATAGAAATtatctttcatttcattttgggTTCTGTTTAGATGAATGATTTTAATGCCACCTTGTgctaatttaaattttttaaataaagttaaacatGTTTATGCTTGACTCTAAAGTACACCTTTAAAAAATGCCTCCAACTTAATTACTTAGGGTAAAACATTGTGTATCATGA
The Oryzias latipes chromosome 13, ASM223467v1 DNA segment above includes these coding regions:
- the calm3 gene encoding calmodulin-3; the protein is MADQLTEEQIAEFKEAFSLFDKDGDGTITTKELGTVMRSLGQNPTEAELQDMINEVDADGNGTIDFPEFLTMMARKMKDTDSEEEIREAFRVFDKDGNGYISAAELRHVMTNLGEKLTDEEVDEMIREADIDGDGQVNYEEFVQMMTAK